A stretch of Bradyrhizobium diazoefficiens DNA encodes these proteins:
- a CDS encoding thioredoxin family protein, protein MQQHQIVSREQWVAARKAHLAHEKEVSQARERLAEERRALPWVKVDKSYVFDGPNGAVTLGDLFKGRPQLVVQHVMFAPDWEAACKSCSLWADGFERMVPHLAARDTTMVAISLAPSAKLEAFKRRMGWSFDWVSSGSNDFNYDYEVSFTREQVEKGVPKYNFGTTPFYGPELPGISVFYRIEAGEIFHTYSCFARGLDMMNAAYQYLDLTPLGRHEDGLPYPMDWVRLRDEYEPQAKGACCHG, encoded by the coding sequence ATGCAGCAACATCAGATCGTCTCGCGCGAGCAATGGGTCGCCGCCCGCAAAGCCCATCTGGCGCATGAGAAGGAAGTTAGCCAGGCCCGCGAGCGCCTCGCAGAGGAGCGCCGCGCATTGCCCTGGGTGAAGGTCGACAAAAGCTATGTGTTTGACGGGCCGAACGGCGCGGTGACGCTCGGCGATCTCTTCAAGGGCCGCCCGCAACTCGTGGTCCAGCACGTGATGTTCGCGCCGGATTGGGAGGCCGCTTGCAAGAGCTGTTCGCTCTGGGCCGATGGCTTCGAGCGAATGGTGCCGCATCTGGCGGCGCGCGACACCACGATGGTGGCGATCTCGCTGGCGCCCAGCGCGAAGCTCGAGGCGTTCAAGCGGCGGATGGGTTGGAGCTTCGATTGGGTGTCTTCAGGCAGCAACGACTTCAACTATGACTACGAGGTCTCGTTTACGCGCGAGCAGGTCGAAAAGGGCGTACCGAAATATAATTTCGGCACCACGCCGTTCTATGGGCCCGAGCTGCCCGGCATCAGCGTGTTTTATCGCATCGAGGCGGGCGAGATCTTTCACACCTATTCCTGCTTCGCCCGCGGCCTCGACATGATGAATGCGGCCTATCAATATCTCGACCTCACCCCGCTGGGACGTCACGAGGATGGCCTACCCTACCCGATGGACTGGGTCCGCCTGCGCGACGAGTACGAGCCGCAAGCGAAGGGCGCGTGCTGCCACGGGTGA
- a CDS encoding S1C family serine protease yields MWLKSFVAAALLQLSLAGLAYAAGPFGSVNVGNWIGGAFSNDQTGAFSHCAATTPYANGVILVVSQNAAGTWSLAFASPSYHFNKGENAAIDVTFDGQEQARLFATAYQTNMLTAIMPLNVVRTFQKAGLMVATAGRAVLNFDLTSTGPVIAALANCVTKVKADGLDKAGDFTKGAAKPAAVADKQGAPPAGKAGRGAKSGFGTGFVVSANGHIVTNNHVIDGCSELKGNLTGEAAMVLRVVSSDANNDLALLQAPSTATFKEFARIRDRSFRSGDSVVAIGFPYHGLLTSDFTVTTGIVSSLSGMHNDTRFLQISAPVQPGNSGGPLFDTSGQIVGVVTGKLPGLRIAAVTGNIPENINFAIKTGALRDFLDNSVVPYQTVEPKGELKTTDIAGNARAYTMLISCNGTEQADAKK; encoded by the coding sequence ATGTGGTTGAAGTCGTTTGTCGCTGCGGCTCTGTTGCAGCTGAGCCTTGCCGGACTGGCGTATGCGGCGGGACCGTTCGGCTCCGTCAATGTCGGCAACTGGATCGGCGGCGCCTTCAGCAACGATCAGACTGGCGCCTTTTCGCATTGCGCCGCAACGACGCCGTATGCGAACGGTGTGATCCTTGTCGTGAGCCAAAATGCCGCCGGCACATGGTCGCTGGCTTTTGCGAGTCCCAGCTACCATTTCAACAAGGGCGAAAATGCAGCGATCGACGTGACCTTTGACGGGCAGGAGCAAGCCAGGCTGTTCGCCACGGCGTACCAGACCAACATGCTCACGGCCATCATGCCGCTCAATGTCGTGCGTACCTTTCAGAAAGCGGGCCTGATGGTGGCTACAGCCGGCCGCGCCGTTCTGAATTTCGATCTGACCTCGACCGGACCGGTGATCGCCGCATTGGCCAATTGCGTGACCAAGGTGAAAGCTGACGGGCTCGACAAGGCCGGAGACTTCACCAAAGGCGCTGCGAAGCCGGCAGCCGTGGCCGACAAGCAAGGTGCGCCGCCAGCCGGCAAAGCCGGTCGAGGGGCCAAGAGTGGCTTCGGCACCGGATTCGTGGTCAGCGCTAACGGTCACATCGTCACCAACAACCACGTGATCGACGGTTGCAGCGAGCTCAAGGGCAATCTCACCGGTGAGGCCGCGATGGTGTTGCGCGTCGTGTCGAGCGACGCGAACAACGATCTCGCCTTGTTGCAGGCGCCGTCGACTGCGACATTCAAGGAGTTCGCCCGAATCCGCGACCGCTCGTTCCGCTCCGGCGATTCCGTCGTCGCGATCGGCTTTCCCTACCATGGTTTGCTCACTTCGGACTTCACCGTGACGACCGGCATCGTGAGCTCGCTCAGCGGCATGCACAACGACACGCGTTTCCTGCAAATCAGTGCGCCAGTGCAGCCCGGCAATAGCGGCGGCCCGCTGTTCGACACCAGCGGTCAGATCGTGGGCGTGGTCACGGGAAAGCTCCCCGGATTGCGCATCGCTGCGGTAACCGGCAACATCCCCGAAAACATCAACTTCGCGATCAAGACTGGCGCGTTGCGCGACTTCCTCGACAATTCGGTCGTGCCGTACCAGACGGTCGAACCGAAGGGCGAGCTCAAGACCACCGACATCGCCGGCAACGCCCGCGCCTATACGATGCTGATCTCGTGCAACGGCACGGAGCAGGCTGACGCGAAGAAGTAG